One window of Mauremys mutica isolate MM-2020 ecotype Southern chromosome 6, ASM2049712v1, whole genome shotgun sequence genomic DNA carries:
- the LOC123373266 gene encoding maestro heat-like repeat-containing protein family member 7, whose amino-acid sequence MPSSMAAVCSLSKLKPLLALELESRLLRAFLNRMCSLGTGQDTTHFRALYINYSQSLDILLRGLLTETPTVEKLQHLLEQVHPSLLSNNTQERARAAQTSAALLQFATSLPGFDTSSAFSKAGEFVLQLGLCVSHPASDISRQARGGIYWLHRLLLQKRGLNTREAPDLWCWDGLHDPERLGYRNLARVGEVFGELFTEEQKRSFLQAGLLAIHDPLLRVSQAGLVLTYSILGEAGQLLEDEGDITANIMVQLFNIRVLGQVPDALQGLCSVGQH is encoded by the exons ATGCCCAGCTCCATGGCCGCAGTTTGCAGCCTCAG caaactgaagCCACTGCTTGCCCTGGAGCTAGAATCTCGCCTCCTGCGGGCTTTTCTGAACAGGATGTGCAGCCTGGGCACTGGGCAGGACACCACACACTTCCGG gctctgTACATCAACTATTCGCAGAGCCTGGACATCTTGCTCAGGGGCCTTCTGACAGAGACCCCCACcgtggagaagctgcagcacctcctggag CAAGTCCATCCCTCTCTCCTGTCAAAcaacacccaggagagagccagggccgcccagaccagcgcggccctgctccagtttgccacctccctgcctggatttgac acctcctccgccttctccaaggcaggtgaattcgtgctgcagctgggtctctgtgTATCCCACCCAGCCAGTGACATCAGTCGGCAAGCCAGGGGTGGGATCTATTGGCTGCACAGGCTCCTGCtccagaagaggg ggctCAACACCAGAGAGGCCCCAGACCTGTGGTGCTGGGATGGGCTCCATGACCCTGAGCGCCTGGGGTATAGAAACctggccagggtgggagag gtctttggTGAGCTCTTCACGGAGGAGCAGAAAAGATCTTTCCTCCAGGCGGGGCTGCTGGCCATCCACGACCCCCTACTCCGTGTCAGCCAGGCTGGCCTGGTGCTGACCTATTCCATCTTGGGGGAAGCCGGCCAGCTGCTAGAGGACGAG ggGGACATCACAGCCAACATAATGGTCCAACTATTTAATATCAGGGTCTTGGGCCAGGTGCCCGACgccctgcaggggctgtgctccgTGGGGCAGCATTGA